The Imtechella halotolerans DNA window TTGAAGAAAAAGTGAGGTGAAACTTGAGTTCTTAATAAGCGAAGTTCAGTCTCTAAATGTGTCTTTTCAAGATCGGTAACTCTTCTATGCTCTTGTAGCCAATCTACAGTAATTTTAATGGCCGTAACAAAGGAAATCACATATAGTTCTCCTAGCATCATTGTGATTCCATAATTGAAAGTTAAATTATGTGTTTCTTCAGGACCCTCGGGCCATACGTTTTGACTAATAAGAAAATAAGTTAGGTAATATTTTACTAGCAACATGAAAAACAACGAAGCTATTAGTAGTAAGGTATAGAAGACATATTTTTTCTGAATTATATATCTTGGCATCAAAAAGTATATGTTAAAATAACAAAGGATGATGTGAATAGGAAAACCTAATAGGTTACCTTTGAGTGAATACCAATAGTCTTGATAATAACTACCCCAACGTATTGTATTAAAAATGAAGTAAATCGTCCAGAAAATAATATGGTGACGTGTGGAAATGGCATATCCTCTATTAGCTTCTAGTTTTAAGTGATGTTTTATCTTTTGCTTTATGGACATATGATAAATATGCATTTGATACGTTTAGCTTCCTAAAAAGGTTATTGGTCTAAAATTATTTTTAGAGTTCCTAAATTTATAAATATTTATACTATAACTTAACAATTTCTGAAAATTGAGTTAACTGTAAGGAAATACATTATGTTTAAAAAATACCATTTATTCCTACTTACTGCATTGTTCATTTCTGTATCATCATGCAGGCAGCAGTCATCAATAATTATTGAAAATCAAATTTCTCCAGTAAGCTACGTTGATCCGTTTATAGGTACTGGAGGTCATGGACACACTTATCCAGGAGCTACCGTACCTTTTGGGATGGTTCAAGTGAGTCCTGTCAATGGAACTATTGGTTGGGATTGGTGTTCTGGATATCATTATTCGGATGATGTGGCTATAGGTTTTGGACATTTACATTTAAGTGGTACAGGAATTGGCGACTTGTCAGACCTATTGTTTATGCCTATTTCTAAAACGGTAGATCTCACTGCTCAACCTATTCAAAGAGATTCACTTACGTATAAGTCTACATATAGTCATGACAATGAGGTTTCAAAACCTGGATTTTATCAAGTATACCTGAAAGATCATAAGGTGAATGTCGAACTTACAGCATCCGAACGTACTGCTTTTCATAAGTATACCTTTGAAAAAGAAGCTCTTCAATCATTGGTTATTGATTTGGGGTTTGCCATTAATTGGGATAAGGCAACTCAAACTTCCTTGAAGTTAGAGGACTCGTACACAATTAGTGGTTATAGGCACAGTACAGGCTGGGCTCATAATCAGAAAGTATTTTTTGTGGCTCGTTTTAATAAACCTATTATTTCGCAACAACTTTTTTCAGATGGAAGAAGAATACTTCCTTCGTTTGTTAGTGGAGAGAAAGTTTCGGGGCAGTTCTTTTTTGATTCTCAAGAAAATGATCAGCTGTTAGCTAAGGTCGCAGTTTCATCTGTAAGTGTTGAAAATGCAAAGGAGAATATGTCTGACTATGGAACAGAATTTCCATTTGATCTCGTAAAGGAAAGGGCTAATGATCGATGGGAAAAATCATTACAAACAATTTCAGTAGAAACACCTGTTGATTCCTTGAAAACCATCTTTTATAGTGCTTTGTACCATACTCAATTAGCGCCTGTTACCTTTAGCGATAAAAACGGGCAATTTAGAATGGAAAATGATACTATAATATCCGCGGAGGAGTATACGGGTTATTCTACGTTTTCTTTGTGGGATACTTTTCGTGCTCAACACCCATTACTTACCATAATAGCCCCAGAACGTGTGTCTGATATGATAAATTCTCTTTTGGCTTATTATGAAGTGCGTAATATACTACCTGTTTGGACACTGTATGGAAATGAAACAAATACAATGACTGGGTATCACTCAATTCCTGTGATTACAGAAGCATACTTGAAAGGGTTCTCAGGATTTGATGTTGAATTGGCATATGAGGCAATGAAGACTACTATGTTGCAGGACGAAAGAGGTTTAAATTATTACAAAAAGTACGGCTATATACCTTATCCATTATTAGATGAGTCAGTGACCATTACATTAGAATATGCTTATAATGATTGGTGTGTTGCTCAAATGGCCAAGGCTTTAGGTAAAGAAGATGATTATAAATTATTCCTGAATCGTTCTAAAGCGTATCAACATCTTTTTGATTCTAATACTGGATTTATGAGAGGTAAATCTGAGGATGGTAAATCATGGAATGAACCTTTTGATCCAAAACATTCTAATCATCGAGAACACACTGACTATACAGAAGGAAATGCCTGGCAGCATAGTTGGTTTGTATTGCATGATGTCAAAAATTTTATTGAATTACATGGAGGACCTGCACCGTTTACAAATCGATTAGAACAACTTTTTACAGAAAGTTCAGAAATTACCGGTGATAATATATCTGCGGATATTACAGGGCTCATTGGGCAATACGCTCATGGTAATGAACCAAGTCACCATATTGCATATCTTTTTAATCATGCTGGTCAACCATGGAGAACTCAATATTGGGTAAGAGAGATACTTAATTCTCAGTATAATACAACACCAAATGGACTTAGTGGAAATGAAGATTGTGGGCAAATGTCTGCATGGTATGTATTTAGTTCTATAGGTTTGTATCCCTTTAATCCGGCCTCGGGAATTTATGAAATTGGAAGCCCAATCTTTGAAAGAACCACATTAAACGTTGCAAATGGAAAAACATTTGTAATCACAGCAAAAAATGTTTCTGATAGTAATAGATTTATTCAATCTGCTCGATTAAATGGTGAAAATTTTAATCGAACAACACTTTCTCATAAGGAGATTATGGATGGAGGGACTCTTGAGCTTGTAATGGGGCCAGAACCCAATACTAAATGGGGTGTTGCAAACAAATAGCAAACGATGAATAGTATAGATGTAGCCATTATTGTATTATATGTTATTATAACATTAGCAGTAGGAGTTTGGGTTTCCAGGAAGGCCTCTAAAGGTTTGGATTCTTATTTTTTAGGAGGGAATAGCATAAAATGGTATTATTTAGGCCTCAGCAATGGTTCTGGGATGTTTGATGTTTCAGGTACTGCTTGGATGGTAGGTATACTTTTTCTTTATGGGGTAAAGAGTTTTATGTTTATGTGGATGTGGCCTATTTGGAATCAAATTTTCGTAATGGTCTTTTTGGCTGTTTGGATACGACGTTCTAATATAATGACTGGATCTGAATGGATTTTGACTCGTTTTGGGGATGACAGGGCTGGAAGAGCATCTCATCTTATAGTGGCCATATTTGCCATAGTGGCATCTATTGGTTTTATTGCCTATTTTTTTGAAGGTGTTGGAAAGTTTATGACCATTATTATGCCTTGGAATGCCGCCTTAGAAATTGGGGACACCTTATTGTTGACTAGCGCACAAAGCTACGCTCTTATTATTATACTTTTAACGACTATTTACACAGTTAAGGGGGGCATGTTTTCAGTGGTAGCTACGGAGGTACTTCAGTACGGGATTATGGTTCTTGCAGGAATTTTAATAGCTATTTATGCTTTTATGACTATCAGTGATTCACAGCTAGATGCAATTATTCCTAATGAGTGGAAAAGTATTTTTTTTGGAAGTGAATTAAATGGTTTTTGGAATGGTAAGTTGGAATCGTTCAATATGCTAATTGATACACAAGGATATAAAATGTTTGGTGCTTTTATAGGAATGACCTTGTTAAAGGGATTTTTTGCAAGTATAGCAGGTCCCACTCCTAGTTATGACATGCAACGTATATTGTCAACTAGAAATGTAAAAGATGCGGCATATATGAGTGGATTTACAAATCTTATTTTATTTATACCGCGTTATTTGCTGATTGCTGGGGTTGTTGTTCTTGCTTTGGTGTATGTAGCTCCATCTCTTGCCGCTTCCTCTACTCTCTCTGGAAATGATTTAGAAATCATTCTTCCGCAAGTAATTAATAATCATGTACCTGTTGGCATTAAAGGCTTACTATTGGCAGGTTTGTTAGCAGCTTTTATGTCTACATTCTCTGCATTTGTCAATGCTGGACCTGCCTATATTGTAAATGATATTTATAAAAAATATTTTAAACCAACTGCGACAGACACTCATTATGTAAAGGCGAGTCATATTGCCTCATTTGTGGTAGTTGTATTAGGAGTAATAATGGGTTTCTTTGCTGATTCTATTAACTCCATTACCTTATGGATTACTAGCGCACTCTATGGAGGGTATGTAGCAGCGAATTTTCTAAAATGGATTTGGTGGCGTTTTAATGGATGGGGATATTTTTGGGGAATGCTTGCCGGATTACTCATAGCTACGCTCCAATTCTTATTGGATCAGAATAAATCGAATATTACCCCAGACATGTGGCTGTATGATTTGGCTCATATTCCAGTAATTTATTTGTTTCCAGTGATTTTTGGAGTATCCTTATTAGGTGCGTTTTTGGGAACTTGGTTAACACCTGCAACATCTATGGAAACATTAAAATCATTCTATAAGAATGTGCGTCCCTGGGGATGGTGGAAACCAGTGTTAAATTCCTTAAGAATAGATGAACCAGAAATAAGATCTAATACTAATTTTTTAAAAGATATGTTTAATTGTGCAATTGGGATTGTGTGGCAATCCAGCATGATTTTATTACCAATATATTTTATGGTACGTGACTATCCCAAATCAGGTATAGCGCTTGCAGTATTTGCCATAACTTCTTTAATCTTGAAGTTTACTTGGCTTGATTCAATTAGAAAAAATGCGATTTAATTTTATATAGCTATATGTTACACAACCATTTGCCATGGCAAGAGCGTCCCGAAAACAGTACTGATGTTATGTGGCGTTATTCAGAAAACCCAATAATTGAGCGTTATGCTACGCCAACTTCTAATAGTATTTTTAACAGTGCTGTAGTTCCGTTTAAGGATGGATATGCAGGAGTATTCCGCTGTGATAATAAAGCCGTGCAAATGAATATTCATGCTGGATTTAGTAAGAATGGAATTGATTGGGACATAAATCCAGAACCCATTTTTATGCAGGCGGGAAATACTGAGATGATTCAGTCTGATTACAAATACGACCCAAGGGTAACTTTTATTGAAGATAGATATTGGGTTACCTGGTGTAATGGATATCATGGACCAACCATTGGGATTGCCTATACTTTTGATTTTATAGAGTTTTTTCAATGTGAAAATGCATTTTTACCCTTCAATCGAAATGGAGTATTGTTTCCGAAGAAGATAAATGGGAAGTACGCAATGTTAAGTAGGCCAAGTGATAACGGTCATACACCATTTGGTGATATTTATATTAGCTATAGTCCAGATATGAAATTTTGGGGAGAACATCGTTGCGTGATGAAAGTAGCCCCTTTTATGGATAGTGCATGGCAATGTACGAAGATTGGTGCAGGTCCTGTGCCAATACTAACCAATGAAGGATGGTTGCTTTTTTATCATGGTGTTATAAATACATGTAATGGATTTAGATACTCAGTTGGTGCCGCTATACTGGAAGAAAATCAACCGGATGTAGTGAAATATCGAACACAGCCGTATTTACTTGCCCCAGCTGAGCAATATGAGTTAACTGGAGATGTGCCAAATGTTGTCTTCCCATGTGCGGCTTTACATTCACTAGAGGAAGATAAATTAGCGCTTTATTATGGTGCCGCAGATACCGTTACTGCTTTGGCATTTGGACAAATTTCAGAGATCATTAACTTTATAAAGCAAAATAGTTTATAATGATGCTGAAAAAAAATAGTTTAAATGTGTTTTTAATGTTTGCAACATTGATTATTAATGGAGTAATGGCCCAGAATTCCTATAATATTCCACTTAAACATGTTGCATACCGTACGACTGAACCATTGAGTATAGATGGAAAGGGGGATGAGGTTTCTTGGCAAAAGGCACCTTTTACCAACCATTTTATTGATATAGAAGGTAAAATTATACCTAAATACGATACTCAGGCTAAAATGCTATGGGATGAAACTTATTTCTACATATATGCTGAGATGGAAGAACCGCATGTATGGGGAACACTAAAGGAACGCGATACAGTTATTTTTTATAATAATGATTTTGAGGTGTTTATAGATGCTACAGGTGATACGCATAATTATTATGAACTGGAGGTAAATGCCCTTAATACGGCGTGGGATCTTTTTTTAGGTAAACCTTATAGGGAACACTCTCCTGTTTTAGACCATTGGGATATTAATGGATTAAAGACTGCAGTTCACATTAACGGAACTCTTAATAATTCAGCAGATATTGATAAGGGATGGAGTATTGAAATTGCTATTCCATGGAATGCATTAGAAGAAGCTGCTGGAAAAAGAGGGGTTCCTGTGAATGATTTTTGGAGAGTTAATTTTTCTAGAGTTAATTGGGACTTTGATCTAGATGAACATGGTCGTTATTCCCGTAAGAAGAATGAAGAAGATAAATATCTTCCAGAATACAATTGGGTATGGTCTCCCCAAGGAGTTATTAACATGCATGAACCCGAACATTGGGGATATGTATATTTTTCAGAGGAAACTGCAGATACACCTGTAAATTTTGAAATTCCTAAAGATGAACATATAAAATGGTATTTATATGAGCTATATCGTGCACAGAAAAAACAACAAAATAAAACAGGAAATGGTTTTAAAAATACCAAGTCATTAATAGGAAAAGGAAAATTGATTTTAGGAGAAGTTATTAAGCCTAAATTAGAAAATCACAGTTTGGGATGGAATCTTACAGTGCTGAGCCCATTTTCTGGTAAAAAAATTATTATCCGTGAAGATGGTAAATGTACTATTCAATAAATACTAACTAAAACACTATGAAAAAATTACATTTTATATTCCTTTTTATTACAATATTATTATTGTCATGCGGTGGACCAACCACTGAAAATAAGATTGCAGAATCTAAAGAAATAACTGGAGATCAAGGAGCTCCATTTAAATATTGGACTTGGATTACTTATAATCCCAAAATGACTACGGAGCAATATGATGAATTGTTTAAAAAATTTAAAGGAAATGGGATGGATGCTGTATTGGTTAATACATTAACCAAACCATCAGATTTGGAATTATTAGTTCCCATTGCTCAAAAGAATGGGATAGAATTACATGCCTGGCTTATGACAATGAACAGACCAGGTGATGAGGTTGCCTTACAAAATCCAGACTGGTACGCCGTTAGCAGAGAGGGAAAATCTTGTCATGACACCCGCCCTTATGTAGATTATTATCAGTGGTTATGCCCAACTCGAAAAGAATCAAGAGCGCATATTTTAGGATTAGTAGAAGGTTTAGCTAGGGTAGAAGGTGTGGCAAGCGTGCATTTAGATTATATCAGATTCTCGGATATCTTTTTACCTATAGGACTATTGCCAAATTATAATCTTAAACAGGAAGAAGAGTTGCCAGAATTTGATTTTTGTTACTGTGATGCATGTGTGGCTGAATTTGAAAGTATTCATCATAAAAATCCGAGAGAATTTGGTAATCCAGCAATAGATATGGAATGGAAACAATTCCGACTGAATAAAGTAAAAGCAATTGTTGATGACGCCTATGAAATAGCCCATAAACATGGTAAAAAGCTTACTGCGGCTGTTTTTCCTTATCCTGAAATGGCAGATCATATGGTTCGCCAGCGTTGGGATAAGTGGAATATTGATGTTGTTTTACCAATGATTTATCATAATTTCTATAATGAAGAAACCGATTGGATTGGCTATGCAACAGCTCAAGGAGTTAAAGATTTAGAAGGTAAAAATGTGGAGTTACACACGGGAGTGTATGTGCCTCCAATGTCAGCAGAAGAAATTAAAGAGGCCATTGAATTAGCCCGAGCCAATGGTGCTAAAGGAATTGCCTTTTATGATGGGAATGATCTTACTGAAGCGCAGTGGAAGGCAATAAAAGAATCTAAGAAATAATGCTAAGGATAGGCTACATAACAGCATTGATGATGCTATTATTGGTATCTTGCAAAAAGCAAGATCAAAAGCCTATAGATCAAATTCCCTTGCGATTAACTCAGTTTGTTAATCCTTTTATTGGCACCGATGGTCCTGGTAATACTTATCCCGGGGCAACGGTGCCATTTGGGATGGTGCAGTTAAGTCCTGATATTGGTATTCCTGGTTGGGATCGAATTGCAGGATATTTTTACCAAGATTCCATTATTACTGGTTTTTCTCATACCCATCTTTCTGGTACAGGCGCAGGAGATTTATATGACATTCTGGTAATGCCTACCAATAGTCGTTTCTCTAAAACGATAAAAGAAAATAATTTTAAACCATTTTCCTACTTCAGTCACAATAGAGAAGGGGCCTCTCCTGGATACTATCACGTGACTTTAGATAGTTATGGAATTGAGGCTGAGGTAACAGCCACTGAGCGTACAGGCATTCATCGATATTCTTTTCCCAAAGATTCTATATCTAAAGTTCACGTGGATTTGGGATATGCTATTAATTGGGATGCTCCAGTTGATACCTACATTAAGGTTGTAGATGATTCAACAATAGAGGGCTATCGTTTTTCTACAGGTTGGGCTAAAAATCAACGCATTTATTTTGTAATGAAATTTTCAAGACCATTTTCAGGATTTGAAATTTTTGAAAATGACAGTATTGCTTCTTCCCCAGTTTATGGTAAAAATACACGCATATCTCTTCAATACACATTTGAGGAACCTACTGAATTAGTAATTAAAACTTCTTTGTCTACTGCGAGTATTGATGGAGCTTATGCTACAATGAAAGTTGAAGCCCCTCATTTTAATTTCGATTCATATAAAGAGAAGGCAGAGTTACAGTGGGATTCGGAATTAAGTAAGATAAAGGTTGAAACCTCTGATGAGAATCAGAAGACTATCTTTTATTCCATGTTGTATCAGTCTATGTTAGCACCTACATTGCTCAGTGATGTTAGTGGTAATTATAAGGCTGCTAATGATAGTATCGGTCATGCCGACGGGTTTGATCGCTACGACACATTTTCACTATGGGATACTTTTAGAGCAGCCCATCCCTTATATACAATCCTCCATACACAAAGAGTTCCTCATTTTATAGCGTCTTTATTGGCACATTATAAGGAAACTGGACTATTACCGGTATGGTCTATGCAAGGTAATGAAACTAATATGATGATTGGGTACCATGCCGTCCCAGTTATTGTGGATGCCTATTTTAAAGGAATCCATATGGATGCCGAACTGGCATATCAGGCATGTAAAGCGAGTGCTTTGGATTCTTCCAGACAAATAGATTTATACCAAAAATACGGATACGTACCTACAGATGAACATCATGAAAATTGGTCCGTTTCAAAAACGGTAGAATATGCTTTTGCCGATTGGTGTATAGCAATGTTTGCTAAGGATATGGGGTATATGGAGGACTATTCTTATTTTCTTAAACGTTCAGAGAATTGGAAAAATCATTTCGATCAGCAATCTACTTTTCTTAGACCAAAGGATAGAAATGGCACATTTGTTTCTCCTTTTATTCCTAAGGAATATACCAATTATTATTGCGAAAGTAATGCGTGGCATTACTTCTGGTTTGTCCCACAAGACATTCCTCAACTTATAGAATTAACAGGAGGTGAAGAGCGGTTTTCTCAAAAATTAGACTCTATGTTTAGCTATTCGCCAACAGAGAACGATAAACTTCCTCTTTTTTCAACAGGAATGATAGGTCAATATGCACACGGTAATGAACCTAGTCATCATGTAGCGTATTTGTATAATTATATCGGGAAACCTTCAGAGACTCAGAAAAGAGTTCGACAAATTCTTGAAACACAATATCGAAATGAACCTAATGGTCATTGTGGGAATGAAGATTGTGGACAGATGTCATCATGGTATGTACTTAGTTCTTTGGGAATTTATCCAGTAAACCCAGCCCAAGGAGTTTATCATTTTGGCACTCCATTATTCCCTAAAGCAACTCTAAACCTTGAAAACAAACACCGGTTTTCTATTATTGCTAACAAGCTTTCAAAAGAAAATAAATATATAAAAAGTATTCGGTTGAATGGACATCCATTAAAACGGTTATATATCACTCATAAAGAAATTATGGCAGGTGGTGTATTAGAATTTGAAATGGACGCTAAACCACATGATGAAGTGTTTAAGCATGCCACTCTGCCAGCTACCTTAACAATTTACTAAATTATGAACAGACGAAAATTTATAACTAATACGGCATTGGGAACG harbors:
- a CDS encoding sensor histidine kinase, which encodes MSIKQKIKHHLKLEANRGYAISTRHHIIFWTIYFIFNTIRWGSYYQDYWYSLKGNLLGFPIHIILCYFNIYFLMPRYIIQKKYVFYTLLLIASLFFMLLVKYYLTYFLISQNVWPEGPEETHNLTFNYGITMMLGELYVISFVTAIKITVDWLQEHRRVTDLEKTHLETELRLLRTQVSPHFFFNTLNNIYALTLEKSNKAPEIILKLSELMRYLLYETKKRKQSLSKEVICIQNYLDLERIRYGDSLNIEMTISGNMEGKRIAPMLLLTFIENCFKHGADKNLGNVTITIDFRIENSWLYFKVTNTMPGEQESSKDSPTSGGLGIANVKKRLELGYKPNEYDLKIYEHSNLYVVELAILLR
- a CDS encoding GH92 family glycosyl hydrolase; this encodes MFKKYHLFLLTALFISVSSCRQQSSIIIENQISPVSYVDPFIGTGGHGHTYPGATVPFGMVQVSPVNGTIGWDWCSGYHYSDDVAIGFGHLHLSGTGIGDLSDLLFMPISKTVDLTAQPIQRDSLTYKSTYSHDNEVSKPGFYQVYLKDHKVNVELTASERTAFHKYTFEKEALQSLVIDLGFAINWDKATQTSLKLEDSYTISGYRHSTGWAHNQKVFFVARFNKPIISQQLFSDGRRILPSFVSGEKVSGQFFFDSQENDQLLAKVAVSSVSVENAKENMSDYGTEFPFDLVKERANDRWEKSLQTISVETPVDSLKTIFYSALYHTQLAPVTFSDKNGQFRMENDTIISAEEYTGYSTFSLWDTFRAQHPLLTIIAPERVSDMINSLLAYYEVRNILPVWTLYGNETNTMTGYHSIPVITEAYLKGFSGFDVELAYEAMKTTMLQDERGLNYYKKYGYIPYPLLDESVTITLEYAYNDWCVAQMAKALGKEDDYKLFLNRSKAYQHLFDSNTGFMRGKSEDGKSWNEPFDPKHSNHREHTDYTEGNAWQHSWFVLHDVKNFIELHGGPAPFTNRLEQLFTESSEITGDNISADITGLIGQYAHGNEPSHHIAYLFNHAGQPWRTQYWVREILNSQYNTTPNGLSGNEDCGQMSAWYVFSSIGLYPFNPASGIYEIGSPIFERTTLNVANGKTFVITAKNVSDSNRFIQSARLNGENFNRTTLSHKEIMDGGTLELVMGPEPNTKWGVANK
- a CDS encoding sodium:solute symporter family protein; translated protein: MNSIDVAIIVLYVIITLAVGVWVSRKASKGLDSYFLGGNSIKWYYLGLSNGSGMFDVSGTAWMVGILFLYGVKSFMFMWMWPIWNQIFVMVFLAVWIRRSNIMTGSEWILTRFGDDRAGRASHLIVAIFAIVASIGFIAYFFEGVGKFMTIIMPWNAALEIGDTLLLTSAQSYALIIILLTTIYTVKGGMFSVVATEVLQYGIMVLAGILIAIYAFMTISDSQLDAIIPNEWKSIFFGSELNGFWNGKLESFNMLIDTQGYKMFGAFIGMTLLKGFFASIAGPTPSYDMQRILSTRNVKDAAYMSGFTNLILFIPRYLLIAGVVVLALVYVAPSLAASSTLSGNDLEIILPQVINNHVPVGIKGLLLAGLLAAFMSTFSAFVNAGPAYIVNDIYKKYFKPTATDTHYVKASHIASFVVVVLGVIMGFFADSINSITLWITSALYGGYVAANFLKWIWWRFNGWGYFWGMLAGLLIATLQFLLDQNKSNITPDMWLYDLAHIPVIYLFPVIFGVSLLGAFLGTWLTPATSMETLKSFYKNVRPWGWWKPVLNSLRIDEPEIRSNTNFLKDMFNCAIGIVWQSSMILLPIYFMVRDYPKSGIALAVFAITSLILKFTWLDSIRKNAI
- a CDS encoding glycoside hydrolase family 130 protein; translation: MLHNHLPWQERPENSTDVMWRYSENPIIERYATPTSNSIFNSAVVPFKDGYAGVFRCDNKAVQMNIHAGFSKNGIDWDINPEPIFMQAGNTEMIQSDYKYDPRVTFIEDRYWVTWCNGYHGPTIGIAYTFDFIEFFQCENAFLPFNRNGVLFPKKINGKYAMLSRPSDNGHTPFGDIYISYSPDMKFWGEHRCVMKVAPFMDSAWQCTKIGAGPVPILTNEGWLLFYHGVINTCNGFRYSVGAAILEENQPDVVKYRTQPYLLAPAEQYELTGDVPNVVFPCAALHSLEEDKLALYYGAADTVTALAFGQISEIINFIKQNSL
- a CDS encoding carbohydrate-binding family 9-like protein, with product MMLKKNSLNVFLMFATLIINGVMAQNSYNIPLKHVAYRTTEPLSIDGKGDEVSWQKAPFTNHFIDIEGKIIPKYDTQAKMLWDETYFYIYAEMEEPHVWGTLKERDTVIFYNNDFEVFIDATGDTHNYYELEVNALNTAWDLFLGKPYREHSPVLDHWDINGLKTAVHINGTLNNSADIDKGWSIEIAIPWNALEEAAGKRGVPVNDFWRVNFSRVNWDFDLDEHGRYSRKKNEEDKYLPEYNWVWSPQGVINMHEPEHWGYVYFSEETADTPVNFEIPKDEHIKWYLYELYRAQKKQQNKTGNGFKNTKSLIGKGKLILGEVIKPKLENHSLGWNLTVLSPFSGKKIIIREDGKCTIQ
- a CDS encoding putative glycoside hydrolase; translation: MKKLHFIFLFITILLLSCGGPTTENKIAESKEITGDQGAPFKYWTWITYNPKMTTEQYDELFKKFKGNGMDAVLVNTLTKPSDLELLVPIAQKNGIELHAWLMTMNRPGDEVALQNPDWYAVSREGKSCHDTRPYVDYYQWLCPTRKESRAHILGLVEGLARVEGVASVHLDYIRFSDIFLPIGLLPNYNLKQEEELPEFDFCYCDACVAEFESIHHKNPREFGNPAIDMEWKQFRLNKVKAIVDDAYEIAHKHGKKLTAAVFPYPEMADHMVRQRWDKWNIDVVLPMIYHNFYNEETDWIGYATAQGVKDLEGKNVELHTGVYVPPMSAEEIKEAIELARANGAKGIAFYDGNDLTEAQWKAIKESKK
- a CDS encoding GH92 family glycosyl hydrolase, giving the protein MLRIGYITALMMLLLVSCKKQDQKPIDQIPLRLTQFVNPFIGTDGPGNTYPGATVPFGMVQLSPDIGIPGWDRIAGYFYQDSIITGFSHTHLSGTGAGDLYDILVMPTNSRFSKTIKENNFKPFSYFSHNREGASPGYYHVTLDSYGIEAEVTATERTGIHRYSFPKDSISKVHVDLGYAINWDAPVDTYIKVVDDSTIEGYRFSTGWAKNQRIYFVMKFSRPFSGFEIFENDSIASSPVYGKNTRISLQYTFEEPTELVIKTSLSTASIDGAYATMKVEAPHFNFDSYKEKAELQWDSELSKIKVETSDENQKTIFYSMLYQSMLAPTLLSDVSGNYKAANDSIGHADGFDRYDTFSLWDTFRAAHPLYTILHTQRVPHFIASLLAHYKETGLLPVWSMQGNETNMMIGYHAVPVIVDAYFKGIHMDAELAYQACKASALDSSRQIDLYQKYGYVPTDEHHENWSVSKTVEYAFADWCIAMFAKDMGYMEDYSYFLKRSENWKNHFDQQSTFLRPKDRNGTFVSPFIPKEYTNYYCESNAWHYFWFVPQDIPQLIELTGGEERFSQKLDSMFSYSPTENDKLPLFSTGMIGQYAHGNEPSHHVAYLYNYIGKPSETQKRVRQILETQYRNEPNGHCGNEDCGQMSSWYVLSSLGIYPVNPAQGVYHFGTPLFPKATLNLENKHRFSIIANKLSKENKYIKSIRLNGHPLKRLYITHKEIMAGGVLEFEMDAKPHDEVFKHATLPATLTIY